Proteins from one Leptonema illini DSM 21528 genomic window:
- a CDS encoding MORN repeat-containing protein, translated as MMFDIKRMLQFCMIIGIAACARPSEHEIDKDEIEGQAVEPLCYSDSFLLKCYRGEFADGVFEGHGVLELYEGSSRVSVFRGDFEKGKPTKGVLTLNSGRVYEGRWISRDMFCFAGDCLKPLWDGVGHGSIVWVDGTHYSSVWGFHDVYVGQFRFGKPDGSGKQYNSEGKLIREGKWTDGR; from the coding sequence ATGATGTTCGATATAAAAAGAATGCTCCAGTTTTGCATGATAATAGGGATCGCTGCCTGTGCCCGACCATCAGAGCATGAGATTGATAAGGATGAAATCGAAGGGCAGGCGGTGGAGCCGCTTTGCTATTCTGATTCATTTCTGTTGAAGTGTTATCGGGGGGAATTTGCTGATGGTGTTTTTGAAGGCCACGGTGTTTTGGAGCTGTATGAGGGAAGTTCAAGAGTCTCCGTTTTTCGCGGAGACTTTGAAAAGGGCAAGCCCACAAAAGGAGTTTTGACGCTAAACTCCGGCAGGGTTTATGAAGGGCGCTGGATAAGTAGGGACATGTTTTGTTTTGCTGGTGATTGTTTAAAACCGCTCTGGGATGGAGTCGGTCACGGTAGTATAGTTTGGGTAGACGGTACGCATTATTCGTCTGTTTGGGGTTTTCATGATGTGTATGTAGGTCAGTTCCGATTTGGAAAGCCTGATGGAAGCGGGAAGCAGTATAACAGCGAAGGTAAATTAATTCGTGAGGGGAAGTGGACAGACGGGCGGTAA
- a CDS encoding Hint domain-containing protein, whose amino-acid sequence MGENVTGLDVLKYLADPGFGELGDGGNRPSGIYLGFYNKLDLVSRYIDGKNADRMERIAGSIDPLTATMNQFNPVTMLATSIQNVRVASEVYGKDAGYMWEAQLLQASVMPLRVGGSILVAAGTAAQFVPGPGTVVGGIMIAVGAALSAAGNSIHVDPKTGKRSYQMTDQGAMNTLVDVVGGATGGAVAGNAVAAGNAAASQGAVAAANAAAAATKAGSAYAMATMTGLNLVNSGMEYDSDGRYTGHWSLSGERGDNALIGTAIAFASAGTASAMKLQQGTLASDLTRSIFSTGMHMTVQYGKMYAGHDNNYAAMAESDFSDLGSVLGTMMQSQSRDWQNDLADWAKDANDFNRTQRVLDLITGAGVFGRRENGELFYDAPEQAADTAWGRFWEGGMSTLGGYGALAGVIGEGLGAVWDGLKYVTGFSEGGFWEKAGNFVTADSNGERWNWETDVDRQIREVGVCFTAQTPVIIGAISKSIEEIAVGDEVMSWDEYSGEIGPIRVASVIRRTTDELYDVIYEGGNIIETTWNHPFFIEERGWVRARDLRVGDRSVTLHGPGLRIESITRRFVDAEVFNIHLESRHTYFVGSAAILVHNYLVKFGTAETARQWKARVPEALFRQMMKSQDAPLHVDSMHDVQELQPERFVTKDGKVYTRTDSPGELRYNCNGRDGVETIAIVGNGMQLQQISKPAGNQNKLFDSNGREITDQGVYNQVLVSHYKNVADVMRESGAKEHQISAVIARGLASHLDAKGGGRGLTYGANNPVQKYNVNGTSMNGSFFVPEAVVGADGQVTIVARFNGKNLATIDCSAFVSLAHYVAQGNTNVSWAEAWTHTGDGVVPQFGGSYTEYEKAFKERFTGTNPTTGGPYMNGPSNMSFNGRDYEFVPDAAAKGLIEPGMMVLLPAGPNSYGTPNLSGNGGTYMLHTAQVVEYKPGELLVLAESRSGFLDANGPGVYTYNAKNTIGTGPYARQYDNPIFQAYIRTGFYYRPK is encoded by the coding sequence ATGGGAGAAAACGTAACAGGATTGGACGTCTTGAAGTATCTGGCTGATCCGGGTTTCGGTGAGTTAGGCGATGGCGGGAATCGTCCGAGTGGCATCTATCTTGGATTCTATAACAAGCTGGATCTTGTGAGCCGATATATCGACGGTAAGAACGCAGACAGAATGGAGCGCATCGCGGGATCAATTGATCCCCTCACGGCGACGATGAATCAGTTCAATCCGGTGACGATGCTTGCGACCTCGATACAGAATGTGCGAGTCGCCTCAGAGGTTTACGGTAAGGACGCGGGTTACATGTGGGAGGCGCAGTTGCTGCAGGCCTCTGTGATGCCTCTGCGGGTTGGCGGCTCGATTCTTGTAGCGGCGGGTACAGCAGCGCAGTTTGTTCCGGGACCGGGGACTGTCGTCGGTGGTATTATGATCGCCGTCGGCGCTGCACTGAGCGCTGCCGGCAACTCGATCCACGTTGATCCGAAAACGGGCAAACGCAGCTATCAGATGACGGATCAGGGGGCGATGAATACGCTGGTCGATGTGGTAGGTGGAGCGACTGGCGGCGCTGTAGCCGGCAATGCCGTTGCCGCAGGAAATGCCGCAGCGAGTCAGGGAGCCGTTGCCGCTGCAAACGCAGCTGCGGCAGCAACGAAGGCGGGCAGCGCTTATGCGATGGCGACTATGACCGGCCTGAATCTCGTGAATTCTGGAATGGAATATGACAGCGATGGTCGTTATACAGGCCACTGGAGCCTGTCAGGGGAGCGTGGGGATAATGCTCTTATCGGCACGGCCATAGCGTTTGCATCGGCAGGCACGGCAAGCGCTATGAAGTTACAGCAAGGAACTCTGGCAAGCGACTTGACTCGCTCGATTTTTTCCACGGGAATGCATATGACGGTGCAGTATGGTAAAATGTATGCCGGTCATGATAACAACTACGCTGCGATGGCGGAATCTGATTTCTCAGATCTGGGCAGCGTACTTGGCACGATGATGCAGTCTCAATCCCGAGACTGGCAGAACGATCTTGCTGATTGGGCAAAGGATGCCAACGATTTTAATAGGACGCAGCGTGTGCTCGACCTGATCACTGGAGCCGGCGTGTTCGGTCGTCGTGAGAATGGCGAACTCTTCTATGATGCGCCTGAGCAAGCCGCCGACACTGCCTGGGGCCGATTCTGGGAAGGCGGCATGAGCACTCTTGGCGGTTACGGAGCGCTGGCAGGCGTGATTGGCGAGGGACTGGGGGCGGTGTGGGATGGTCTGAAGTATGTCACGGGCTTCTCGGAGGGTGGATTCTGGGAGAAGGCTGGGAATTTCGTCACTGCTGATTCAAATGGCGAGCGGTGGAACTGGGAGACTGATGTTGATAGACAAATTCGTGAGGTTGGAGTATGCTTTACTGCGCAGACACCAGTAATAATAGGTGCAATTTCAAAGAGCATAGAAGAGATAGCTGTCGGTGATGAAGTGATGAGCTGGGATGAGTATAGCGGAGAAATTGGCCCAATTCGGGTGGCATCCGTGATTCGGAGAACTACTGATGAACTTTATGACGTCATCTACGAAGGGGGAAATATCATTGAAACAACGTGGAATCATCCGTTCTTCATTGAAGAGAGGGGATGGGTTAGGGCGCGCGATCTGAGAGTTGGGGATCGTTCTGTAACCTTGCATGGCCCGGGATTGAGAATTGAGTCAATCACTCGACGGTTCGTAGACGCTGAAGTATTCAATATTCACCTCGAGTCGAGGCACACTTATTTTGTTGGTAGTGCTGCGATTCTTGTTCACAACTATCTTGTTAAGTTTGGAACAGCAGAGACGGCTCGTCAGTGGAAAGCAAGGGTGCCCGAGGCCCTGTTCCGACAGATGATGAAAAGCCAGGATGCGCCGTTGCATGTAGACAGCATGCACGATGTGCAGGAGCTACAACCAGAACGCTTTGTTACGAAGGATGGAAAGGTTTACACGAGAACAGACAGCCCGGGCGAATTGCGCTATAACTGCAATGGTCGGGACGGAGTTGAGACGATTGCAATCGTGGGTAATGGAATGCAACTACAACAGATCAGCAAGCCTGCCGGGAATCAGAATAAACTTTTTGACAGCAATGGGCGCGAAATAACGGATCAAGGAGTATATAATCAGGTACTTGTGTCGCATTACAAGAACGTTGCCGATGTTATGAGGGAATCCGGTGCTAAGGAGCATCAAATCAGTGCTGTGATAGCACGGGGTCTAGCAAGCCATCTGGACGCAAAAGGTGGAGGGCGTGGCCTTACTTATGGAGCAAATAATCCAGTGCAGAAATACAACGTTAATGGCACGAGCATGAATGGGAGTTTTTTTGTCCCTGAGGCGGTCGTGGGAGCGGACGGCCAAGTGACCATTGTCGCCCGTTTTAATGGGAAAAATTTAGCGACGATTGATTGTTCTGCTTTTGTATCGCTTGCTCATTATGTAGCTCAAGGCAACACCAATGTGTCTTGGGCTGAAGCATGGACACATACGGGCGATGGTGTTGTTCCGCAATTCGGGGGATCATATACTGAATACGAGAAAGCCTTTAAGGAGAGATTTACCGGCACTAACCCAACGACCGGTGGTCCTTATATGAATGGTCCGAGTAATATGAGCTTTAATGGACGCGATTATGAATTCGTTCCCGATGCGGCCGCCAAGGGGCTTATCGAACCAGGTATGATGGTATTGTTGCCCGCTGGACCGAATAGCTATGGAACACCCAATCTTAGTGGCAATGGGGGTACATATATGTTGCATACTGCTCAAGTGGTCGAGTATAAGCCTGGAGAGCTGTTAGTACTGGCTGAGAGTAGATCAGGTTTTTTAGATGCTAATGGACCAGGCGTATATACTTATAATGCAAAGAATACAATAGGGACCGGCCCTTATGCGCGGCAGTATGATAACCCCATATTTCAGGCGTATATACGAACCGGTTTTTACTACAGGCCGAAATGA